Within Cyprinus carpio isolate SPL01 chromosome A7, ASM1834038v1, whole genome shotgun sequence, the genomic segment GTAAGTGAGTAATAGCCCCAATGTTCTTATTATCCAGGGGTTGCAACATGCATGCCATAATGTGTTCAAATGTGAAATCTCAGATGAAATCTACTGGATGAGGTAAGTTCACCCAgaattcatttattattgtatttagtaCAATTACTAAGTTGCACATCAAGACATCACAGAATCAGACTTGTTTAATTGCCTCCACAGGTTTGCCTGCAGCGCTCAAAATGAAGAAGAGAGCAATGTCAGTGTGCTCGAGGTGGATGGAAAATTAGGCCTCAAGGTCTGTCGGGACATTCAGCCAGGAACAGAACTGCTCCTCTGGAAAGATCAACAGAAAGCCCCTCTTGAAAAAGAAGTACTGGAAGTAAAAGCCTGTGAAATTAGTAGTACACCAAACAGAGAACAAGATGATGCTTTAGAGGCCATCGCTTTAGATCACCTCTCAGGCTTTTCAGGTGAGTTTATACATAATATTTGCGCTATGTAAGAGGTCCatgatataatgttttttttttattaggaaatGTGGAAACTTTTGTATTCTAACAGATCCTGTTCAAAGTGTCTCACAAGAGGTTACAAAACCTCCAATCAAGGAGAAAAATCTTGTGCAGGAGTCTATAGGCTGTGATTCCAGTGTCATGGAGCAGAATGGGGTGGATGAGGCACATGTGGAGACTGAAGCTGAGCAGAGCGAGAAGCGTCCTGCTAGAGAAGAGATTCCGAGCATTAGTATGAGTACATCACAAGCCCAGAGTTCATCAGAACATTTGAAGCCAGAAAGAAGCCTGAGAGCCAGCTCTCGCCTTGCCGCTAAACCTCGAAAAGTGCACTCGTCAACCATGCATATCTACAAACGACAAGAATCAAAAAACAGGTCAGACCTAAGCAGCAAGAAGAAGCTCTCGGATGACAAAGACAACACGATGCAGACGTTGTATACTAATGAGGACTCCAGCGCAGAGCAAACCGAGCGGGATTTTCCTCACTTTATTATCCGAGAGAGGAAGTACAAATGCGACGAGTGTGACAAGAGCTTCTTTCAGCTGTGCCATCTGAAGAAACACAGATTCACACATCAGGATCAGAAGCCTTACGCATGCACAGAGTGTGGTAAAACATACAGTTCGCAGGAGAGCTTTCAAGCCCACCTGCTGATGCATCGCGGTCAGAGGCCTTTTCAATGCCAGCACTGTGACAAAAGCTACGGCTTGAAACGGGACCTCAAGGAGCACCAGGTTCTTCACTCAGGCGAGAAGCCGTTTGTCTGTGACATCTGTGGAAAAGCTTTCGCTCGCCGGCCCTCGCTACGCGTCCACAGGGAAGTACATAGGTCAAAAGAGCCGGACTACCAGGCTCCCAAAGTCAAGTGTCCAGAGTGCAATAAAGAACTGGCCAATTctggttctttgaggaaccacaTGCGCCTGCACACCGGAGAACGGCCGTACGTCTGCCAGCACTGCAACAAGAGCTTTCGTCAACGTGGCAATCTGCTGGGACACATGCGCATCCACACGGGAGAGAAACCCTACCAGTGTGACCACTGCGAGCTGCGCTTTTCCCAAGTGCCTGAACTGCGCCGGCATCTGATTTCACACACAGGTGAGGTGTATCTGTGTCCCGTGTGTGGTAAGGCTCTACGGGACCCTCACACACTGCGGGCCCACGAACGGCTGCATACAGGAGACAGACCCTATAGATGCGAACAATGTGGGAAAGGGTACACGATGGCAACCAAGCTACGGCGCCACCTGAAGTCTCACCTGGAGGAGAAGCCACATGTTTGCCAGGTGTGTGGAGCCAAATACACAATGATGCAGAGTCTACAGCGGCATCTGCAGTCGCACCAACATCTCTCAGACTCTGGACATGCGTTACCGACACGAGGTCGACCCAAAAGGTCAGGCCAGAAAGCAGAAGGTGAGCAGGATAGGACAGACTGCAGTAATTTGGAGGAGGGACAGGCTGTGGCGTACGTTCAAGCCTCAGAGGATTTCACTATGGTGTCTCGCCCAGAAGGTGTGATTTTGGACTCTGGAGTGTACCACCGTGGCACAATTGTTTTGGAAAAGGGAGCAGAAAAAGGGCTTGAACGCATTGAGATAAGTGAGGATATCATTGAGATTATTGTCTCAGATGAAAATACCAAGTGTATAGTAGTGCAAGAACAGCCTTCTAAGTCTATAGAGCTTCAGGAACATGAAGCTAATGCTAAATGCCTAGTTGTGCAGGAAGATGATGCCAGCAGTGGCTGTATTGTAGTTCCAGAACATGTTGCTAATAATTGTTTGGTCATTTTACAAGGTCAGGATGGTCTGGGTTCAGTGGCAGAGACTGTAGAAATAGAGACAGGGCTGTGACACTGAAGTGTTTCCATTTCACATATTGTCTCTTCCTATTATGTCTCACACCGAAGCACAAACAACCtttgtgaaataaatgtataagctCTGTTGAATTTAAGTCTTGCTGTTCTTTGATTTTTAGCAAGGTTTGTGGCACGTATCAGTAAATATTGACTCCTGTGCGCAGTGGACCTTGTTTCATCACTGTTTATACAGACATTGTACAAATACATCAGCAAAACACAGTTGGGTTGGCAAATGAGCTAATACAAGAGGAAGTTCATGATATATCTTTTGTATTGGAGTTAAAAATGAGGACATCATTTATACCTTAACAGGAAAGTTGAAATGCTATGTTTGTACATTTTACATAAAGTACAGACTGATTATAAGCAGAGCACTAACAGAGCTCTTCAGCTACACAGAGAAGATCATTTCATGATGAAAGCTATTTCTGATGGCCTGTACCAAAAATGCATCtacatttcaataataaaatatatttaaccaaaaaaagcactgtgtgaaatatttaaacagacttgtaagatttttttgttatgaataatagaatttgtataaatttgtatCCTTATGCATGAATTCACATAGCTTTGGAGATATGACGCGTATCATcatgttttcattaaatatatctgTGATTCATGTTCCTCATAAAGCACAGAATGTAACACATTGATATAAGGGTGATCTGATACAGAagagtggcttttttttttgagtgaaaagagTTCAGACAGTTTGTTCTCTTTGAACTTTGGTAGTTCAATATTAACTTGGTGACTCCAGTAACTCTAGCTGTGGGCTTTCTGACTGAGTGGGTGAAAAGATTTGATGAGATGCTCCAAGTTTTTTCAGGATTACAGGCTCAGTACTCAAGAATGGGAGCAAAACCAGCAACTCTCCTACTATCCCTACTTCTTGGACAAGTTCTCCAACTCACATGGTGTCATAATGGTGAGCATTAACGGAGATTTAGGCTAAGAACAAAATGATAATGTGATGATTCTACATGTAAGTCTAAATGTTTTTGGAGAAATATTGACTTTTGTGCCTCAGTGTTCATCGACAGTAAGGAAGCCCTTCAGATCATTCGGGCAAAGAGGGCTAACACTGTTTTTGAGGAGTTAAAACCTGGGAAtctggagagagagtgtgtggaagAGATTTGTGACCATGAGGAAGCTCGAGAAGTATTCGAGAGGGCTGATAAAACGGTGAGCAATGCCCTTGTGGACAGATTAGCCGCAGTTGAAAATAAATGGAAGTGTTTAAattaatgatttctttttttaatggtataTCTTTATACAGATATTTTAAGTGTggtataattattgttattttttttttttttatctaatattgtatactacataatttttttttcttccattgccTCACAGGAGATTTTTTGGACGAAATATATGggtaagaatatatatatataacacattacGGAAAGTTTCAGTGTAAACAGTGACAACATTTTGTGTAAACAGTTTGTATTGAACAGGGGACAAAGTGCATTGTCACTGACCTTTCCCTGCtcaatttacaaatgaaaaagatTAGTAACAGATTAAAACATTAGCAATAATAAACATACCTTATGAATGACAGTTTGTGAACAAATATCATTGGAGGAAGAGACAATCCTTTAAATTTgaacaattttttaatattaaatgtgtataACTTTATGAAATTGTTCTGATGCTACCGAACTGGCACCTCTGTTATTtttaaggggttttttttttaatctttttttttttttcacagcgtGTGAAGGAACAAAATTATCCCGAACACCACAAAATATCAACAGTTTGAGAGTATGTGTGCAAACAGAGGGTAAGGAGGATGCATACTTACATAACACAGAATATGTCCGTAAAACTAAAAATGAGTCCTTCTCGTAACACAAAGACATATTTGGTAAAACCTTTAGTTTctatgttgcaaaaaaaaaaactataagttGGATGTGTGATTGACAGGAGACTGTTACATTAATATTGGTGAAAACTACGGTGGTACTTCGTCTGTCACTAAGTCTGGAAAGTCGTGCCAGTACTGGAAAAGCAACTTCCCCCACAGGATTCAGTATGTacttctgctgtttttgttgttcttgttttgaaccatttttaatctttttatgttgATTGATTAGAAAACACAAATGCTCTCAGTAAAGAAaaggttgttttgttttcatgtttttagttttacaaGCCTTCAGTGATGTTAAAGCAGCTCTTCTGTCTTATGACCGTCTTGTTCCCCCCCCTAGCGAATTTAATGTGACACAGCTGAAGCTACCGGAGAACTTTTGCAGAAACCCAGATAAGAGCATTGAAGGCCCTTGGTGTTTTACAAGAGACCCAACAGTCAGGAGGGAGTCCTGCAGCGTGACAAAATGCGGTAGAGAAAATGTCCTGTGGTGCAATAACTAAAGCTCTGTGCTGGCAACCAGAGAGTTGAGCCATCACCATTGTGTTGTTGAACCAGGTTGCTCAGAGGAAATTGTTGCAGTAATAAGTGTACCGGATGTAGTTGTGGATCTGCTAAATGACTGCTGACTTACTAAAACATGCATATTACCATATTTGATAGCAACTGACACATATTTGTGCCCTGTGGTTATGGCACATTTTATGCTTCAgtgtaaatacagtttaaaaaagtttCTACATGTCCATTCCATCATTTATGCTGGCCCACCTGCCCTGATGATCTCACTCTTTCCTCCTCAGGTGAGACTGTTGTTTCCCTTCCTCGACCACCTACTGTGAAACCTGAAGAGCGTTACCTGAAGACTGAAGACTGTCTAGATGGAAGTGGGGAGACCTACACAGGGGTTTTGTCTGTGACTCTGGGGGGTCACACATGCCTGCAGTGGAGCGCAGCAGAAGTGCAGGCCTTAATTAAAGGGAAAGAGTTACTGCATCATGTTCAGCTGGTGAAGAACCACTGCAGAAACCCAGATGGAGATATGGAGGGTCCCTGGTGCTATGTAAAGGTAGCAGGTGGAAACATTACCATTGATTACTGTGACTTCGAGATGTGCGGTAAGTGAACAGTATTGCCttctacaaaaacacacatacattaaagggatagttcatccaaaaatttacactttgtcatcatttatgactgaattttcctttttgggtgaactaacccttttaacaacaaaaaccttCATTGAAAGTGACATCTGGACCAAAGTTTTTAAATTAGgattaaatgtcattttcaaatgtttaggAAGCCTAAGTGCATTAGACATAAATTATAAACACACCACTAAGCCAACACTGAACATCATTCGGTCTTTGTCATTAACTCTCAGATGCCCCTTTGGACAAGTTTGTCGAGGATTCAGGCAGAGAGAGAACAACTCTCGGAGACAAAAGGAAAGCTTTCTTTAACCCCCGTAGCTTTGGCAATGGAGAACAAGGTATGAGTTTGATACTTTCCCCATCTGTTTTGTGGATGTTATCACTAGAAGTTTGAGTTCTTCTAAAATCAGCTGATAATTAAGATGATTAATCTGTCTTTTGTCAGACTGTGGAGTGCGCCCCTTGTTTGAGAAGATCAGCAAAGAAGATAAGAACGAGAAGGAGCTGCTAATGTCATACTCTGGAAGCAGAATAGTGGGAGGAGAGGAGGCTGAAATGGGCAGTGCTCCATGGTAAATACAATACAGAGGCTGTTTTTAAACATCTTGACATTATTGATCATCTCGACAGCTAATGCTGCACTTTGTATgatgtgtttgttgttatttgcAGGCAGGTGATGCTGTATAAGCGTAGTCCTCAGGAGCTGCTGTGTGGAGCCAGTCTGATCAGTGATGAATGGATTCTCACCGCCGCCCACTGCATTCTCTACCCACCGTGGAACAAGAACTTCACAATCAATGATATCATCGTCCGCCTTGGAAAACACTCTCGTACCAAGTGAGCCCTCAAAAAATTCTGGAAAACCTGTATATATTTCTTTCCACTGGACTTTTCACAAATACATACTTTATTTATGCCAAGTAATTTAGAAACGTCAGTTTACCGAAGGTTAAGCTGTTTTAACCCTTCCCTGTTTCTCTCTGATTCAGGTATGAGAGGGGCACTGAGAAGATTGTGGCCATTGATGAAATCATTGTCCaccctaaatataactggaaggaAAACCTGAACCGAGACATTGCTCTTTTGCACATGAAGA encodes:
- the LOC109081878 gene encoding prothrombin-like, with product MLQVFSGLQAQYSRMGAKPATLLLSLLLGQVLQLTWCHNVFIDSKEALQIIRAKRANTVFEELKPGNLERECVEEICDHEEAREVFERADKTEIFWTKYMACEGTKLSRTPQNINSLRVCVQTEGDCYINIGENYGGTSSVTKSGKSCQYWKSNFPHRIHEFNVTQLKLPENFCRNPDKSIEGPWCFTRDPTVRRESCSVTKCGETVVSLPRPPTVKPEERYLKTEDCLDGSGETYTGVLSVTLGGHTCLQWSAAEVQALIKGKELLHHVQLVKNHCRNPDGDMEGPWCYVKVAGGNITIDYCDFEMCDAPLDKFVEDSGRERTTLGDKRKAFFNPRSFGNGEQDCGVRPLFEKISKEDKNEKELLMSYSGSRIVGGEEAEMGSAPWQVMLYKRSPQELLCGASLISDEWILTAAHCILYPPWNKNFTINDIIVRLGKHSRTKYERGTEKIVAIDEIIVHPKYNWKENLNRDIALLHMKKPVTFTNEIHPVCLPTKSIAKNLMFAGYKGRVTGWGNLRESWSSNPTNLPSVLQQIHLPITDQNLCRNSTSVIITDNMFCAGYQPDDTKRGDACEGDSGGPFVMKSPTDKRWYQIGIVSWGEGCDRDGKYGFYTHLFRMRRWMKKVIEKTGSSDEE
- the LOC109055201 gene encoding zinc finger protein 408-like isoform X2, whose product is MAAGSGRDKDSGNMRDSIHRVLRSIPRGLTLGPSLAEDGQLGLWCVGRVLEKGTLLGLEEPDRIIRKEKAEGLQHACHNVFKCEISDEIYWMRFACSAQNEEESNVSVLEVDGKLGLKVCRDIQPGTELLLWKDQQKAPLEKEVLEVKACEISSTPNREQDDALEAIALDHLSGFSDPVQSVSQEVTKPPIKEKNLVQESIGCDSSVMEQNGVDEAHVETEAEQSEKRPAREEIPSISMSTSQAQSSSEHLKPERSLRASSRLAAKPRKVHSSTMHIYKRQESKNRSDLSSKKKLSDDKDNTMQTLYTNEDSSAEQTERDFPHFIIRERKYKCDECDKSFFQLCHLKKHRFTHQDQKPYACTECGKTYSSQESFQAHLLMHRGQRPFQCQHCDKSYGLKRDLKEHQVLHSGEKPFVCDICGKAFARRPSLRVHREVHRSKEPDYQAPKVKCPECNKELANSGSLRNHMRLHTGERPYVCQHCNKSFRQRGNLLGHMRIHTGEKPYQCDHCELRFSQVPELRRHLISHTGEVYLCPVCGKALRDPHTLRAHERLHTGDRPYRCEQCGKGYTMATKLRRHLKSHLEEKPHVCQVCGAKYTMMQSLQRHLQSHQHLSDSGHALPTRGRPKRSGQKAEGEQDRTDCSNLEEGQAVAYVQASEDFTMVSRPEGVILDSGVYHRGTIVLEKGAEKGLERIEISEDIIEIIVSDENTKCIVVQEQPSKSIELQEHEANAKCLVVQEDDASSGCIVVPEHVANNCLVILQGQDGLGSVAETVEIETGL
- the LOC109055201 gene encoding zinc finger protein 408-like isoform X1 translates to MRRGNIALMAAGSGRDKDSGNMRDSIHRVLRSIPRGLTLGPSLAEDGQLGLWCVGRVLEKGTLLGLEEPDRIIRKEKAEGLQHACHNVFKCEISDEIYWMRFACSAQNEEESNVSVLEVDGKLGLKVCRDIQPGTELLLWKDQQKAPLEKEVLEVKACEISSTPNREQDDALEAIALDHLSGFSDPVQSVSQEVTKPPIKEKNLVQESIGCDSSVMEQNGVDEAHVETEAEQSEKRPAREEIPSISMSTSQAQSSSEHLKPERSLRASSRLAAKPRKVHSSTMHIYKRQESKNRSDLSSKKKLSDDKDNTMQTLYTNEDSSAEQTERDFPHFIIRERKYKCDECDKSFFQLCHLKKHRFTHQDQKPYACTECGKTYSSQESFQAHLLMHRGQRPFQCQHCDKSYGLKRDLKEHQVLHSGEKPFVCDICGKAFARRPSLRVHREVHRSKEPDYQAPKVKCPECNKELANSGSLRNHMRLHTGERPYVCQHCNKSFRQRGNLLGHMRIHTGEKPYQCDHCELRFSQVPELRRHLISHTGEVYLCPVCGKALRDPHTLRAHERLHTGDRPYRCEQCGKGYTMATKLRRHLKSHLEEKPHVCQVCGAKYTMMQSLQRHLQSHQHLSDSGHALPTRGRPKRSGQKAEGEQDRTDCSNLEEGQAVAYVQASEDFTMVSRPEGVILDSGVYHRGTIVLEKGAEKGLERIEISEDIIEIIVSDENTKCIVVQEQPSKSIELQEHEANAKCLVVQEDDASSGCIVVPEHVANNCLVILQGQDGLGSVAETVEIETGL